From one Lolium rigidum isolate FL_2022 chromosome 4, APGP_CSIRO_Lrig_0.1, whole genome shotgun sequence genomic stretch:
- the LOC124647499 gene encoding uncharacterized protein LOC124647499 encodes MDRHAELFSGGPDVHALSTKIVEQARQITHLVPVQSSVPAACFLCIVEEAKLMSRLADCISMADESMAGLWQWKFQFSEDVRKAALDILTTYKGPYSRQVSASLLGMQKEAITARELLNIADVNLEEKMHISELIRTSLLELFYIILDYFPPESSVKYYPINRDYPALTSELTGSLRLLEPSKQIRSVDGSSPANNDKILKIPLTPNGDAPATPLSCDEDSVKDTKTNRKRKNIVGTQVSGTPRRQSSDPRKDVVIEDLLCSQITSDGDSRYEMRSADGGYPTNATSTPLSGFASTEEYGKDINTSKKRSMGGTKESEVTSTQSSEPWKDVGMLDQLGSQITSDCVAATFNPTTDTFSGSFPSISITHSVDLFGDGSDEDLTKKSKRTCDIQGSGVSSSENADYEQGPAGNGHPGRLASWKHGARELTSGGNDEAADGERTTASATASSDSATRPRKQRGATSCASAPHAGVSTMVAGVDSAPNSPVLGGGGAVEDVCEGAVS; translated from the exons ATGGATAGGCATGCTGAACTGTTTAGTGGGGGTCCTGACGTTCATGCCCTCAGCACTAAGATCGTAGAGCAAGCCCGTCAAATCACTCATTTGGTTCCAGTCCAGTCCTCTGTTCCAGCTGCTTGCTTTCTG TGTATTGTGGAGGAGGCCAAGTTGATGTCTAGGCTGGCAGATTGCATCTCCATGGCTGATGAGTCTATGGCTGGACTCTGGCAATGGAAATTTCAGTTTAGCGAGGATGTCCGGAAGGCTGCCTTAGATATTCTGACCACCTACAAAGGGCCTTACTCTCGGCAAGTCTCCGCTTCCTTGTTG GGCATGCAAAAGGAGGCCATTACTGCACGTGAGTTGCTGAATATAGCTGATGTGAACCTCGAGGAAAAGATGCACATTTCTGAATTAATACGGACCTCTTTGCTGGAACTTTTTTACATTATTCTAGACTACTTTCCTCCTGAATCTTCTGTCAAGTATTATCCAATTAATCGTGATTATCCTGCGCTGACAAGCGAGCTTACAGG CAGTTTGCGCCTACTTGAACCAAGTAAGCAAATTAGAAGTGTGGATGGTTCTTCTCCTGCTAACAATGATAAGATTCTGAAAATTCCCTTAACACCAAACGGTGATGCTCCTGCTACTCCATTGTCATG TGATGAGGATTCTGTAAAGGACACCAAGACCAACAGAAAAAGGAAGAACATTGTAGGAACCCAAG TCAGTGGAACACCCAGGAGGCAGTCATCTGATCCAAGGAAGGATGTTGTAATTGAAGATCTGTTGTGTTCGCAAATTACAAGTGACGGTGACTCGAGGTATGAAATGAGAAGTGCAGATGGGGGTTATCCAACCAATGCTACTTCAACTCCATTGTCAGG CTTTGCAAGTACTGAAGAATATGGCAAGGACATCAACACCAGCAAAAAGAGGAGCATGGGAGGGACCAAAG AGAGTGAAGTGACCTCTACTCAGTCATCTGAGCCATGGAAAGATGTTGGAATGTTGGATCAGTTAGGTTCGCAAATTACCAGTGATTGTGTTGCAGCAACTTTTAACCCCACAACAGACACGTTTTCTGGGTCGTTTCCCTCAATATCAAT AACGCACTCTGTAGATTTATTTGGTGATGGATCTGATGAGGACTTGACCAAGAAAAGTAAAAGAACATGTGATATTCAAG GCAGTGGAGTCTCCAGTTCGGAGAATGCAGATTATGAGCAG ggacctgcaggcaatGGCCATCCCGGCCGACTTGCGTCCTGGaaacacggtgcacgagagctcacctctgGTGGCAACGACGAAGCTGCTGACGGCGAGAGGACAACAGCGTCGGCGAcagcgtcctccgactctgctacgaggccgcgaaagcagcgcggggccaCGTCATGTGCTTCTGCACCGcatgccggcgtctcgacgatgGTGGCTGGCGTCGACAGCGCTCCCAACTCGCCGGtcctgggtggcggcggagcggtggaaGATGTGTGCGAGGGGGCTGTGTCTTAG